The following coding sequences are from one Saccopteryx bilineata isolate mSacBil1 chromosome 3, mSacBil1_pri_phased_curated, whole genome shotgun sequence window:
- the OR4Q3 gene encoding olfactory receptor 4Q3 — MRSHGILDLMKKENDSKVTEFVLLGLSSSWELQLFLFLMFLLFYMATVLGNLLIVVIVRADTHLLQSPMYYFLGHLSFIDLCLSCVTVTKMLGDFLWQCKIISFSGCLAQIYFLHFLGASEMLLLTVMAYDRYVAICNPLRYLIVMNRQLCFQMVFACWCGGFIHSITQIILVIQLPFCGPNVLDNFYCDIPQVIKLACMDTYVIEVLMVSNSGLLSLVCFLILLFSYAVILITLKTHFHQGQSKALSTCASHLTVVSLIFVPCIFIYLRPFCSFSVDKVFSIFYTVISPMLNPLIYTLRNADMKIAIKKLCKKHVASCCHVKG; from the coding sequence gTCACATGGTATTCTTGacttaatgaaaaaagaaaatgattcaaaGGTGACAGAATTTGTTCTTCTGGGCCTATCATCCTCTTGGGAGCTGCAGCTATTTCTCttcttaatgtttttgttgttttacatGGCTACTGTCCTGGGAAACCTCTTGATAGTGGTAATAGTGCGAGCTGATACTCACCTACTCCAGTCACCTATGTACTATTTTTTGGGCCATCTGTCTTTCATTGACCTATGCCTGAGCTGTGTTACTGTGACCAAGATGTTAGGGGATTTCCTATGGCAGTGCAAAATTATCTCTTTTTCAGGATGCCTGGCTCAGATCTACTTTCTGCACTTTCTGGGAGCCAGTGAAATGCTTCTGCTGACAGTAATGGCCTACGATAGGTATGTTGCCATCTGTAATCCTTTGCGCTACCTTATAGTCATGAACCGCCAGCTGTGCTTCCAGATGGTTTTTGCCTGCTGGTGTGGAGGTTTCATCCACTCTATCACACAGATCATACTGGTCATCCAGCTGCCCTTCTGTGGCCCCAATGTACTGGACAACTTTTACTGTGATATCCCACAGGTCATCAAGCTAGCCTGTATGGACACATATGTGATAGAGGTACTTATGGTCTCGAACAGTGGTCTGCTGTCTCTTGTCTGCTTTTTGATCTTGCTCTTCTCTTATGCTGTCATCCTCATCACCCTGAAAACTCACTTCCACCAGGGACAAAGCAAAGCACTCTCTACCTGTGCCTCCCACTTAACAGTGGTCAGCCTAATCTTTGTGCCTTGTATATTCATCTACCTGAGGCCTTTCTGTAGCTTCTCTGTGGATAAGGTGTTCTCCATATTTTACACAGTGATCTCACCTATGCTGAACCCCCTCATCTACACGCTCAGAAATGCTGATATGAAGATAGCCATAAAGAAGCTGTGCAAAAAGCATGTGGCATCCTGCTGCCATGTTAAAGGATGA